One genomic window of Dermacentor andersoni chromosome 8, qqDerAnde1_hic_scaffold, whole genome shotgun sequence includes the following:
- the LOC129383432 gene encoding monocarboxylate transporter 3-like — translation MTPSKNTTITYTSCVGTTLSGLYIASNVLVAQYFEKRRATACSLMFAVGGLNTIVFPPLIELFYSRYGVHAAFLLYGAILMNAFPCCVTLRDPPCRPERKNVVGCFERGLAPFVTLSFLVSAVSFPVVSFGMALYVMLSIDLAGDHGVQPSSSVYLLHAFSASDIVCRALSGVIIDTKILSLESVMLLGYLAQGAAFEMLAWFGTFHMMMIASALMGLTCGSRIALQGPMIAKDFGLKKLPVVMGAIYFCNGVALLLRPSIVGYFRDRHGSYSGLLHSTAAVNGLLVVVWMLKLRNGKNPVSPTEANLCSEEL, via the exons ATGACGCCATCTAAGAACACCACCATAACCTATACCAGTTGCGTTG GGACCACGCTTTCGGGGCTCTACATTGCTTCAAACGTGCTCGTGGCACAGTACTTTGAGAAGCGAAGGGCCACCGCCTGCAGCCTGATGTTCGCCGTTGGTGGACTCAACACCATCGTATTTCCTCCCCTTATCGAACTGTTCTACTCACGCTATGGCGTCCACGCAGCGTTCTTACTCTACGGAGCCATCTTGATGAACGCCTTTCCATGTTGCGTCACTCTAAGAGACCCACCATG CAGGCCAGAGAGAAAGAACGTCGTTGGCTGCTTCGAGCGTGGGCTGGCACCATTCGTTACCTTGTCCTTCTTGGTGAGCGCTGTGTCGTTCCCGGTTGTGAGCTTCGGGATGGCGTTATATGTCATGCTGTCAATAGACCTAGCAGGTGACCACGGCGTTCAACCTTCGAGCTCAGTTTACCTTCTTCACGCTTTCTCTGCCAGTGACATAGTCTGCCGAGCCCTCAGCGGCGTCATCATTGACACCAAAATTCTGTCCCTGGAGTCCGTGATGCTCCTGGGGTATCTTGCGCAAGGGGCCGCTTTCGAAATGCTCGCGTGGTTTGGAACCTTccacatgatgatgatcgctTCGGCGCTGATGGGCCTCACATGCGGCTCAAGAATCGCCCTTCAAGGCCCCATGATTGCGAAAGACTTTGGTCTCAAGAAGCTTCCCGTCGTTATGGGAGCAATCTACTTCTGCAATggcgtagcgttgcttctgcgcCCATCAATCGTTG GATACTTCCGAGACAGGCATGGATCCTACAGCGGTCTCCTTCACTCTACAGCCGCCGTCAATGGTTTGCTGGTGGTCGTCTGGATGCTGAAGCTGCGTAACGGCAAGAACCCGGTATCGCCCACAGAGGCGAATCTATGCTCGGAGGAACtctga